TCTAATGTTATGGTTTCAGACATGTTGACTGTGGATTTAGACTCACCGCAAGGAAATTATGACAACAAGTATGATTAATTAAGATAGGCTACATATGCCTCTGAATTTAAAGGGACACTCGAGATGATTTATGAAGGATAGGGAAAAAGAAGTCCAGTACTCAGTTATTGTAATATCACAACTGCTGAAATGTGTCCAATTTCAGGTTATTTTGTGGGGAAATTAGTCCCATTTTGCCTGATAAATTCGGAGAAATTGAAGACAtctaagaaggaaaagaaaaagaaatgcccGTCTTGTAGGATTATAAATGAATGGCAGAAAAAAAGAGTTCTCCTGACCTAAATGAATGAGGAATGATGTCATGTTCAGCTATCAACTCTCTCTGCCCATAAGTCTTTTTCATATGCCACCGTTTGCCCAATGTTTATTTTTTGAGTTGGGCTCCTAACAAGATGATATATAGATATAGAAGGCCCGATCTCGCCGGGACTCATGGGACATGAGCTGTATACATCTCCATCTAATCGATATAATTTGACAATTAGATAAATACTTCTTGTATCAACAGATTTGCATTAGTAACCAGAACGAGTGCTAATTCTTGATCATTGCGATTCCTGATTTTGCTagtaaaatgcaaacaaaatctAATCGTGACAGCATCCCTTGTTATATCGTAAATAAAAGGTAAAGTTGATTAGTTGTCTTTTGAGGTTGTAAATTAGCTTTTGTTTATCATAGATTTTCATACATACGAAAATTATCCTAAAGGTTGTACATTATCTTCCTTATAAATTTCTTCGACAACCATTTATAATACCCGCTATATAGTAAATTTCCGGTCCtttgtaattttaaattctaTTATTGATGGGTCTGTACGTTAGGTTTCAATCCCATCCTTGGAGTCCTTGAAAATGGAAGGACTTCCCAATATAAAAGAGATATGGAGTAATGAATCTCCATTGGAGCTGAGCAATCTCCGATATCTTGAAGTGGTGCAATGCAAATCTCTCTTGAAGGTCATCAGCTCCAAGTCATTGGTGGACCTACACAAGTTGCATAGTATATGTATAAGAGATTGCAAttcagtgcaagaaatttttgaCCTTGATGGACAAGCGCCAATGGAAATGTTAAGACTTCGTATGAGTTAACCACCTTGAAATTAGTCAATTTGCGGAGCTTGAGGTGCATATGGAACAAGAACCCTTATGGAATAGTGAGTTTCCATAATTTAAATAAGTTAGAGGTGGATCGCTGCAACAATCTGGGTTTATGTTTTTCCCATCCATGGTTAAATCTCTTGTACAATTGAGAGATCTAAGGGTACAAATGTCAAGAAGATGGAGGCAATCATTATGGAGGAAGAAGGGTTGGGATTGGAAGCATCGAAACTCCGACATTCCCCATGTTAACCAACTTAACCTTAACTtatttggaaagtttgaagtgctTCTCTCTCGAAAAGtgtaagattgatttttttttttttcaattttgaagatCTTCTTGTAGATAGATTCATCCCTATAACATTCTTTAAATCCAATAAAAACTAATGACAGGTTCACAAGAAGCTCAGAGTCGGGACTGTGTCAAATCACACTCCGCTACACTCTTCAATCAAGAGGTACGTGATTAACATTACATTAAAATGTTAAATATAATGGAAGTATTAAATATGCAGGAGGCAAAGCATAGCGAAATCTCAACCCATAGTTAGAAGCATCATGCCAATATGCTGCCGATACTCGAGCGTGTGAAATGGCAATCGAGATACAATAGATCATATCATtcataatatgaaaatttaatcattttgtaTAATAAATTTTGTTATCTCAAAATCCCACTAAGAAAAGAGTCTCAGGCACTATGTGATTGAAAAACTTTTGAATACGAAGTCAATAAATTAGCTCATCACAAAAATAAGTAATGGCattcaattgaaattgaggGCGATTATTTATAGTATATTAAATTCTAGACTAGTAGGTGGAAATGTAGTTAATTGTTTAGCCAGCTTTAATGATAACATTTAATAGGAGATCCTTTTTGTATAATCTTTACACCAAGtttgaagaagatgacaaaTCATTCAAGTTCAAAAAGGGTTGGAATCACATGTGAAGAATgctttgttatttgttattatcAATGAAAGTGATGTCACGCCATTATAGATAAATTTGATGGCCTCTATCTGCACTTCTACGAGACTAATCCCATATGCAACATCAGTCAttgaatttaaaacaaaaaataaaatccacgTGTTAAATTGAAATTGGTCATTGATAGTAATTTACTAACATTAAAGAGAATTAGTAAACTAAGGATAAACAATTGCCCAATCAAGGAAAGCTCACGGCTATATTTTATATGAAGGGAAACTGCTGGGAGGAGGGGGTTTTATTTTACTAGACAAGATTGCTCTTTTATATTGGCGCGGGCCCAATGCTCATGccatacgtttttttttttggtcgaacatgGAGATATAAAGAGTAGTGGTGATATAAATGGTGGGTCCCACAAGTTTGTGATTCAGAGTGTGACTTTTCTTCAACCCATGCCCTGAGCTCCCATGGAGAGAGCTGGCTTTCAAATAATAATGGAACTAGATGGGGAATTTTTTGtggctttgcttttttttctttttcttttttcggtagTCTTTGGGGCTTTTAACTTTCTAGGATTCTAAATCTTCATAAGAGTTACTCTTGCCTTTAGtacttcttaattttttattttttgtaaaccTAGTATGCAAAGATCTATGGGTTTATAAAATGCTTCTTAAACCTATAATAAATCTCCTCCGACATTATAAAGCGGTGGCAGCCTACAAAAGTAGTAGTCTAAGGTTGGCTTGTCGGGAATGACAATAGTCGAATgaacaaaacacaaaaagttaAAACTTGTTGTATGGTGGGAGCAAGGGTGACTGTGAGATAAATGGGAGATTGCGAGCAACTTGGCAGATGAAGGATTTTCTAGAGTTACATAGCAATgaacttttgggaaaaaaaacagATGGCGTGAGTGGTCTCCCTCATCGCcgaggtcgagagttcgaacCCTCTCGTTGTATTTCCATGATTTAAGTGGGGGTCTTAGGGGTGGATTACTAGGCCAGCCTCCCGAGGTTTTATGTTTAAATAAAGCTTCGGGTATTGGAGGGTGGTGTGACCCGTAAGGTTTCCAGTTCctcgattaccaaaaaaaaaaaaaaaagagaaactttTGGGGGTGCATTGTCAAAGGATGATCTCGGCAGATCctagttacaaaaaaaaaaaaaaaaaaattgggaaaaaaagaaaagaaaagaaaaagaagcttgGATCCCTTCCTCAAATGTTATGGTTTCAGACATGTTGACTGTGAATTTAGACTCACCATAAGGAAATTACTACAACAAGGATGATTAATTAGGATAGGTTACATATGCCTCTGAATTTAAAGAGACACTCGAGATAATTTATGAAGAATAGGGAAAAAGAAGTCCAGTACTCAGCTATTGCGATATCACAACTGCTGATATGTCCAATTTCAGGTTATTTTGCAGGGACATTAGTCCCATTTTGCCTAATaaatttggagaaattgaagacatctaagaaagaaaagacaaatgcCCGTCTTGTAGGATTATATCAAGAAGCAGACAATTTCAGTGTGTGACAAGTCCTCTTGACCTtacgacccaaaaaaaaaaaaagtcctccTGACCTAAATGGATGAGGAATGATGTCACGTTTGGCTATCAACTCTCTCTGGCCATAAGTCTTTTTCATATACCATCATTTGCACAAGGTTTATTTTTTGAGTTGGGCTCGTAACAAGATGATATATAGATATAGAAGCCCAATCTCTCCGAGACCAATGGGACATGAGCCGTATATATCTCCATCTAATCGATATAATTTGCCAATTAGATAGAGATTTTATGCATTAATTGATTGTCATTAGTAAATGGAACGATTGCTAATTCTTGATGGTTGCAATTCCTAAAATTGCtagaaaaatgcaaacaaaatctAATAATCATAGTGCCATCCCTTGTTATGttgtaaataaaagataaagtcCATGTGTTGTCTTTTGGGGTcgtaaaattctttttttgtttgctatAGATTTCcgtaaatgcaaaaattatcctAAAGGTTGTACATATCTTGCTTGTAAATTTCCTTCGGCAACCATTTATAGTAGTTGTTATATTGCATAAATTTCTGACTGTCCTTTATGTGTAAATGCTATTGTTGATGGGTTTGTTCATCAGATTTCAATCCCATCCTTGGAGTCCTTGACAATGGAAGAACTTCccaatctaaaaaaaaatatggagcGATGAATCTCTATTGGAGCTGAGCAATCTTCGATCTCTTAAAGTGGTGCAGTGCAAATCTTTGTCAAAGGTTATCAGCTTTGAGTCGCTAGTAAAACTACACAAGTTACACACTTTAAGCATATCAAATTGCCATTCGGTGCAAGAAATTTTTGATCTTGACAGACCAAGCACTAGTGGGGATGTTGAGACTCTATCTGAGTTGACCACCTTCTATTTAAGGGGATTAGGGAGCTTGAGGTGCATATGGAATAGGAATCCTTGTGGAATAGTGAGTTTCCATAATTTAAAGAAGTTGGAGGCGCATGATTGTCCCAACCTCAAGTTTATGTTTTTCCCATCCATGGTTAAATCTCTTGAACACTTGAGAGATCTAACAGTACAACGTTGCAAGAAAATGGAGGCAATCATTATGGAGGAAGAAGGGTCGGGATTGGAAACATCAAAAACTCTGGTGTTCCCAATGTTAACCAAGTTAAACTTACGATGTTTGGAAAGTTTGATGTGCTTTTCTCGCGGAAAATGTAagattgatttattttgttctcaTCACTAAAGATCTTCTTGTACATAGATTCATCCTTGCAATACAAATGGTGACATTCTTTTCATCCAATGAAAAATCGATGGCAGATACAGATTCACGAGAAGCTCGAAGTCATGACTGCATCAAATCAAGCTCCAATGCACTCTTCGGTCGACAGGTACATGATTAACGTTATGTcaaaatatcaaatatacaAAAGTATCAAATATGCATGAGATAAAGCATagccaaaatattttaaaagaaaatgagtagCGTGCAAGCATTAAGTGTTCAGAGTTGCCGACATGTATGAGTTGCAATGTCTTACTTTTAATTTCATTGGAAATAGTTTTCATAAAGATGGTTGAACATCTCTTATGTTACGTGCGCAAAGCATGAATGGGCAGTACAACTGCCAAGCAGGATCCTTACAAGCCTTCTAATATTCACAAGAAACTTAGAACTCTCATGAGTCTCACATGTACAGCCTAGACATTGCACGCACGTACAttgaaaaagattgaaaaaacaATTGAGAGGAAAGTGAGCAATGAGGTTCAAGAGGCTGGAGACGAAGGGCCTTTGAGACACTCACTTGAATTCATTTGCACTCACAagatctctctctgtcttctttTTCCTGGTCGAATGAAGCTTTACTCTCTCTTCATTGTACCAGCAAAAGGAACTTGAGCTCTCCGCCGCCAAACTGAGCAAGGCCTCTGGGGTCCAGGGCTTCAGAAATCACccctttttagtttttacatGAATTGCAAGACCATTcttgttaaagaaataaaatacattTCGCAAATCAGCCATTTAAGCTTAGCTATCTGACTTGTCGAGTGAATATTGGAAGAACATTTGAGTGGAAAATGAAATAGAGTAATTTATGGGCGGGTCCGCTTAGACTAAACTAAAAGTAATAAATGTTGTTTATGCCGCCAAAGAGGCTTCGAAAATGGGCCCTCCCCCAAGATTAACATGTCGactttcttaaataattttaattttctatagaCAGGAAAACCTTCAATTATTTGACTCGAGTTTTTGTATAATCTGTCGTTGGTATCTAACTATTGGATCCTCTAGCATGGATAAAAGATCACtgaattttaaaaggaaaattaaatcgATTAAGTATATTGAGTTCTTTCAAGTGGGGAATGATGTAAGTAAGATTTGTTCATTTGACCCAAACAATTCCTTtttcaattcctttttcttAGCCTCACTTTATAATTGCTTTAGAGTAATATAATATTGATTTGAGGCATTCAGTATTAGATAAAATCACACCTCCTACTGTATTGCACCTTTCGATGGATGATTAGTTGGCTTTTTAATCTCAAtctctccatcattttctttctaattgcTAATATTCTTCCTCAAGTGATCCTCAGCtgcatttttcttttaccaCATCAATTCAGTGACTTACAAGTTCTAACATTAATGACCCTTTTAACGTGATTCTTGTTTCtttaaatagaattttcctCCTCTCTAAGTGATTTAACTATTGCTAGGTATACTAGCTAATTCATTATATTAGGGAAGTAATTAAAttgaagagagggagagattttaTCTAATTTTGGGATTATGCGGGAGACATGTGATTGTATGATTATTATATGAGCATATCCAAATTACTATTTTGTTCATTGTCAAGAGAATCTGGCTAGACcagaattcttaattttttttatttttctccagtAATTCCAATGGCCTTCTCATCCTAGAGTCATCGATGTTagtatggagattttttttactaacttttttttaaaattttattctttttgtccttttgtgCAACTTAAGAGAGAATCATCAATTCCGTGAATTCATAATTTATATCTTGCCACTCATCCATATTTACATcttgaaaattcatgaatttgtaATTTAACTCATTCGCCAATTTCATGAGCAAATATCGCAGGTTGCTTTTCCTAGCTTGGAGACCTTACATATCAATGACATGGATAACATCGAGATGATATGGGACAATCAAGCTATTGCAGATTCTTTCCCCAAGCTAAAATCACTTTTTGTGGATAAATGCAATAAGCTTGTGACCATTGTTCCTTCTTACATTCTAGGATGGCTCTTGTGCTTGGAAAGTTTAACGGTAAAAGCATGTGCTTCACTTGAAGTTGTTTTCGAACTTCAGCCACCAAATCCTCTAGATGGACATCATGTTGCTCTTTTCCATTAAAAGAGTTGACGCTATCAAATTTACCAAAGCTAAAGTGTATATGGGATAAGGAAATACACTATCAAGTTAAATTTCAATGTCTACATTCTATAGTGTTTCAAATGCAAGAGCCTCACCTCCCTA
This Eucalyptus grandis isolate ANBG69807.140 chromosome 7, ASM1654582v1, whole genome shotgun sequence DNA region includes the following protein-coding sequences:
- the LOC120296013 gene encoding uncharacterized protein LOC120296013; protein product: MADTDSREARSHDCIKSSSNALFGRQVAFPSLETLHINDMDNIEMIWDNQAIADSFPKLKSLFVDKCNKLVTIVPSYILGWLLCLESLTVKACASLEVVFELQPPNPLDGHHVALFH